The following are from one region of the Sporocytophaga myxococcoides genome:
- a CDS encoding DNRLRE domain-containing protein — protein sequence MSKIFPFALVTITLLFGCAKIACDPAPTPPAFIQSADLMEDAMVISYYPDLNLGYTPKLYIQAWTYNQANVRVTGFLKFDYSSLRNAKVSKAKLTLFADTTSFWDGSPAPQYGHYVSNKSIKIQIKRVNESWSESTIAHGNKPTSVNANMVSSLAPASNSQSYTFDVTEIVKDQINLGNNGFEISLSSYAPYERYAFYSREGIHPQLRPKIEFEYKK from the coding sequence ATGTCAAAAATATTTCCTTTTGCATTGGTTACAATTACTTTATTGTTTGGTTGTGCAAAAATAGCTTGTGATCCAGCACCAACTCCTCCAGCATTTATTCAATCAGCTGACCTTATGGAGGATGCTATGGTAATCTCCTACTATCCTGATTTAAATTTAGGATATACTCCCAAGCTTTATATTCAAGCATGGACTTATAATCAAGCTAACGTGAGAGTTACAGGATTTCTTAAATTTGATTATTCGAGTTTAAGAAATGCCAAAGTAAGCAAGGCAAAGTTAACCTTATTTGCTGACACAACTAGCTTCTGGGATGGAAGTCCTGCTCCTCAATATGGACATTATGTCTCTAACAAAAGTATTAAAATCCAAATTAAAAGGGTAAACGAGTCATGGTCAGAATCGACCATTGCTCATGGCAATAAACCGACTTCAGTAAATGCAAATATGGTGTCAAGTTTAGCTCCGGCATCAAATTCTCAATCCTATACTTTTGATGTAACTGAAATAGTTAAGGATCAGATTAACTTGGGAAATAATGGATTTGAAATTTCTTTGTCAAGTTATGCTCCATATGAACGATATGCATTCTATTCAAGAGAAGGAATACATCCTCAGTTGCGTCCAAAAATTGAATTTGAATACAAAAAATAA
- a CDS encoding enoyl-ACP reductase FabI encodes MAYNLLKGKKGIIFGALDSNSIAWKVAEKAHEEGASFTLTNAPIAMRMGEINKLAEQCGAVVIPADATSLEDLENLFTKSLEALGGKVDFILHSIGMSPNVRKGKDYGDLNYEWFLKTIDISALSFHKIMQIAEKKDALNEGASIVALSYIAAQKAVPGYNDMAEAKAALESIARSYGLRLGPKKIRVNTVSQSPTMTTAGKGISGFDVFVDFAEKLSPLGNASAEECADYVITLFSDLTKKVTMQNLFHDGGFSCTAISDEFIQAFYSKK; translated from the coding sequence ATGGCTTACAATCTCTTAAAAGGTAAAAAGGGAATCATATTCGGAGCACTCGATAGTAATTCCATAGCATGGAAAGTTGCTGAAAAGGCACATGAAGAAGGTGCTTCATTCACTTTGACCAATGCGCCCATCGCTATGCGAATGGGAGAGATCAATAAACTGGCTGAGCAATGCGGCGCGGTGGTCATTCCGGCAGATGCTACATCTCTGGAAGATCTAGAAAACCTGTTTACTAAATCTCTTGAAGCTTTAGGAGGTAAAGTTGATTTCATCCTTCACTCTATTGGTATGAGCCCAAACGTCCGTAAAGGAAAGGATTATGGAGATCTAAACTATGAGTGGTTTCTGAAGACTATTGATATTTCAGCTCTTTCGTTTCATAAGATTATGCAGATTGCTGAGAAAAAAGATGCTTTAAATGAGGGGGCATCAATTGTGGCACTTAGCTATATTGCTGCACAGAAGGCGGTTCCAGGATACAATGATATGGCCGAAGCAAAAGCTGCCTTGGAATCTATCGCAAGAAGTTACGGTTTAAGATTAGGTCCTAAAAAAATCAGGGTAAATACAGTTTCTCAATCACCTACCATGACAACTGCCGGTAAAGGAATTTCTGGTTTTGACGTATTCGTAGATTTTGCGGAAAAATTATCTCCTCTGGGTAACGCTTCTGCTGAAGAATGTGCGGATTATGTAATTACGCTTTTCTCAGATCTTACTAAGAAAGTTACAATGCAGAACCTATTTCATGATGGGGGTTTTTCATGCACAGCCATCAGTGATGAGTTTATTCAGGCATTCTACAGCAAAAAGTAA
- a CDS encoding methylmalonyl-CoA mutase family protein — translation MERLSSLNRPFEKTDKNLWINKIKEELKLQDINSLAWNAGQKINIEPFYTKADLSRTKVSFFDKNFGNWKAVYKINFSDINSLKKEIEKSKKFNADHIEILIRDSQSFSLTPTKDLLQDISFTLEISEGDKNEILENIPLAGFLKLYSDSYLKEKEYIILILSTILSKKTSTGFILGISEPNEDPGTELAYSLAKAVEYFDLLTEKGISEEVILSNIHFHTSIGENFIIEIAKMRAFRSLWNKLKALLLPENSVYTTFHSELIPSMSAVKNENDEMIANTVQFMAAILGNSDFIKINNKTSAPDPLAEDFYQRIRLNIAHILREESFMNKVMDPLAGSYLIETVTSKISEIAWEKFKAIEEAGGYSEAKRKSAVN, via the coding sequence GTGGAACGTTTATCATCTCTCAATAGACCATTTGAAAAAACAGATAAAAATCTGTGGATCAATAAAATAAAAGAAGAATTAAAGCTTCAGGATATAAATTCTTTAGCCTGGAATGCAGGGCAAAAAATAAATATCGAACCATTTTATACTAAAGCAGATTTAAGCCGTACAAAGGTGTCATTTTTTGACAAAAATTTTGGCAATTGGAAAGCAGTCTATAAAATAAATTTTTCAGACATCAATTCTTTAAAAAAAGAAATTGAAAAATCAAAAAAATTCAATGCAGATCATATAGAAATTCTAATTAGGGATAGTCAAAGTTTTAGTTTGACTCCAACCAAAGATTTATTACAAGACATTTCTTTCACCCTTGAAATTTCAGAGGGCGATAAAAATGAGATTTTGGAGAATATCCCATTAGCTGGCTTTTTAAAACTCTATTCCGATTCTTATTTAAAAGAAAAGGAGTATATCATTCTCATATTGTCTACCATTCTCTCTAAAAAAACTTCAACAGGTTTTATTTTAGGAATATCTGAACCAAATGAGGACCCAGGCACTGAATTGGCTTATTCGTTAGCTAAAGCTGTTGAATATTTTGATCTTCTTACCGAAAAAGGAATTTCAGAGGAAGTAATATTATCAAATATTCATTTTCACACATCAATAGGTGAAAATTTTATTATTGAAATTGCTAAAATGAGGGCTTTCAGATCACTTTGGAATAAGTTAAAAGCACTTCTTCTTCCGGAAAATTCAGTTTATACAACTTTTCATTCTGAACTGATCCCTTCTATGTCGGCTGTTAAAAATGAAAATGATGAAATGATTGCCAATACAGTTCAATTTATGGCTGCTATTCTTGGAAATTCAGATTTTATCAAAATAAATAACAAAACCTCAGCTCCGGATCCCCTTGCAGAGGACTTCTATCAAAGAATACGTTTAAATATTGCACATATTTTAAGAGAAGAATCTTTTATGAATAAAGTAATGGATCCTCTGGCCGGCTCTTACCTTATAGAAACAGTTACCTCAAAAATAAGCGAAATAGCCTGGGAGAAATTTAAAGCTATTGAAGAAGCAGGTGGTTATTCGGAAGCAAAACGTAAAAGTGCAGTCAATTAA
- a CDS encoding tetratricopeptide repeat protein, which produces MKKLLLILFALFSYNIDALSCLNEYRVVTKLSGIVTDERNYEGSLAYLKDGFDKDFLESRKKELQGYIKEGKADFKDYSDLAVIELKIGDRNLAIKILDSLVNFYPSEYSILSNLGTAYELQGENRTALDLLQKAYAINPKSHRGSEWIHIAILKEKLKETPDYSRIINLKEFADLKTFYEYWSNNNKQGLDTIHSALRFQLKERISFIKAPDQCIGQLCFDLAEITAVSESLDDAKEVYELAKSYDDGLSRRVDRRLEEINSIVFYSKVKYYFPEFFLLILAGVLISYAFKLIKKSGEFSFLNLCILHIGVVLLIFPMWGISVIWETVFYNTFDFRPIAVGIGLFLGWSISYITLFKKSKLILFVSLQLVQSLIYNTIFINASIDSEFKSTLFICVNFSLLVAVITVLMAFREFGKKTQWQSPNKSLFNHFKKMQSIDCFL; this is translated from the coding sequence ATGAAGAAGCTTTTACTAATCTTGTTTGCCTTATTTTCCTACAATATAGATGCTTTGAGCTGCCTGAATGAATACAGGGTGGTTACGAAATTATCCGGTATTGTTACAGACGAACGCAATTATGAAGGAAGTCTAGCATATCTAAAGGACGGATTTGACAAGGATTTTTTAGAATCAAGGAAAAAGGAACTTCAAGGTTATATAAAAGAAGGAAAAGCCGATTTCAAAGATTATTCAGATCTGGCTGTAATTGAATTGAAAATTGGAGATAGGAATTTGGCAATAAAAATTTTGGATAGTTTAGTTAATTTTTATCCTTCGGAATATTCCATTTTATCTAATTTAGGAACAGCCTATGAACTTCAGGGAGAAAATCGGACAGCTCTTGATTTATTGCAAAAAGCATATGCCATTAATCCTAAATCTCATCGGGGATCTGAATGGATACATATAGCTATATTAAAAGAGAAATTGAAAGAAACTCCCGATTATTCAAGAATAATAAATCTTAAGGAGTTCGCGGATTTAAAAACATTTTATGAATATTGGTCAAATAATAATAAGCAAGGTTTAGATACTATACATAGTGCTCTGCGATTTCAGCTTAAAGAAAGAATTTCATTTATAAAGGCTCCTGATCAATGTATTGGGCAATTATGTTTTGATCTTGCTGAAATTACTGCAGTTTCAGAGTCCTTAGATGATGCAAAAGAAGTCTATGAGCTCGCCAAGAGTTATGATGATGGTCTGAGCAGACGCGTAGATCGAAGGCTAGAAGAAATAAATTCTATTGTGTTTTATAGCAAAGTGAAATACTATTTTCCTGAATTTTTCTTACTAATTCTTGCTGGAGTTCTTATCTCATATGCATTCAAGCTAATTAAAAAAAGTGGAGAGTTCTCCTTCTTAAATTTATGTATCCTTCATATTGGAGTTGTTTTACTGATTTTTCCTATGTGGGGTATTAGTGTAATTTGGGAAACGGTATTTTATAACACGTTTGATTTTAGACCCATTGCTGTTGGCATAGGTCTATTCCTTGGTTGGTCAATTTCCTATATCACATTGTTTAAAAAATCAAAGCTTATTTTATTTGTTTCTTTGCAGCTTGTACAGTCTTTGATATATAATACAATTTTTATCAACGCAAGTATTGATTCTGAATTTAAGAGTACTCTTTTTATCTGTGTTAATTTTAGCTTATTAGTCGCTGTAATTACTGTTCTAATGGCGTTTAGAGAGTTTGGAAAAAAGACACAATGGCAATCGCCTAATAAATCTCTGTTTAACCATTTTAAAAAAATGCAATCGATTGATTGTTTTCTATAG
- a CDS encoding sugar-binding protein, translating into MQKLKLFCWVQMLVFLFSCTKPESNATSEEKNGSDTADRIGDGNYNAHKASEEIVIDGKGDEKSWDKATWAPLKYKWLGEDYTPEDFSGRYKILWNEDKIYYLVEITDDILNDQRPDPFNDWWEDDCLELFIDEDKSGGNHQFNHNAFAYHITLDYDAVDIGPDQKPHLYNKDVETKRTKNGNVYTWEVGMKVFKDTYKDGEDNPPVKLTEGKKLGFAVSYNDNDTTGGRENFVGSMEIPGEDKNRGWIDAGLFGTLELVK; encoded by the coding sequence ATGCAAAAACTAAAATTATTTTGTTGGGTTCAGATGCTGGTGTTTTTATTCTCTTGCACAAAGCCTGAATCAAATGCTACTTCAGAAGAAAAGAATGGTTCAGACACTGCTGACAGGATAGGTGATGGGAATTACAATGCCCATAAAGCTTCAGAAGAAATTGTAATAGATGGTAAAGGAGATGAAAAAAGCTGGGATAAAGCAACTTGGGCTCCTTTAAAATATAAATGGCTTGGAGAAGATTACACTCCGGAAGATTTTTCAGGCAGATATAAAATTCTTTGGAATGAAGATAAAATATATTACCTGGTTGAAATAACAGACGATATTCTTAATGATCAAAGACCAGATCCATTTAATGATTGGTGGGAAGATGATTGTCTTGAGTTATTTATTGATGAAGACAAATCCGGAGGAAACCATCAGTTTAATCATAATGCTTTTGCATACCATATTACACTGGATTATGATGCAGTCGATATTGGTCCGGATCAGAAGCCACATTTATATAATAAGGATGTGGAAACCAAGAGAACTAAGAATGGAAACGTTTATACTTGGGAAGTCGGAATGAAAGTATTTAAAGATACCTACAAAGATGGAGAAGACAACCCACCTGTAAAACTTACAGAGGGAAAGAAATTAGGATTTGCGGTTTCTTATAATGACAACGATACAACAGGTGGAAGAGAGAATTTTGTTGGATCAATGGAAATACCAGGAGAAGATAAAAACAGAGGCTGGATTGATGCTGGGTTGTTTGGAACTCTGGAGCTTGTGAAATAA
- the dnaA gene encoding chromosomal replication initiator protein DnaA: MLIVKDCKAVWNNCLRIIKESVGEQSFKTWFEPIVPIMLQNDVLTIQVPSQFFYEWLEEHYVQVLRRAIDTELGADGRLEYSLMMEKESEQSKSFVNQVQSKPNGNAKNVNYNAPQTVKSPFDLKGLDKFSFSSQLNVNYTFDTFIEGDCNRLARSAGYAVANKPGVTSFNPLMIYGGVGLGKTHLVQAIGNRIKQNSPDKFVLYVSSEKFTNQFLDAIKNNNTQEFANFYLQVDVLVIDDVQFLSGKEKTQEIFFHIFNHLHQSGKQIIMTSDCPPKDLKGLQERLLSRFKWGLTADLQQPDFETRIAIIRKKMQSEGVEISDSVVEYLAYSIDTNVRELEGVLISLIAQSSLTQKEIDLELAKQTLQSIVQNIESEVGIDYIQKFVAEFFNVTVDSLKAKTRKREIVIARQVAMYFAKEYTNLSLKSIGFHFGNRDHSTVIHALTSVNDLMDTDRKFNATMQELIKKLKLKAA; the protein is encoded by the coding sequence ATGCTAATTGTAAAAGACTGTAAAGCAGTGTGGAACAACTGTCTACGTATCATTAAAGAGAGTGTAGGCGAGCAGAGTTTTAAAACTTGGTTCGAACCTATAGTCCCAATAATGTTACAGAATGACGTTTTGACAATTCAGGTTCCTAGTCAGTTTTTTTATGAATGGCTTGAAGAGCATTATGTTCAGGTTTTAAGAAGAGCGATTGATACTGAACTGGGCGCTGACGGAAGGCTGGAGTATTCTCTGATGATGGAAAAAGAATCAGAGCAATCTAAATCTTTTGTGAACCAGGTTCAGAGTAAACCGAATGGTAATGCAAAAAATGTAAATTATAACGCTCCTCAAACTGTTAAGAGTCCATTTGATTTAAAAGGGCTGGATAAATTTTCTTTCAGCTCACAGTTAAATGTAAACTATACTTTTGACACGTTTATTGAAGGAGATTGTAACAGACTTGCGCGTTCGGCCGGGTATGCAGTTGCTAACAAACCGGGAGTAACATCTTTCAACCCATTGATGATCTACGGAGGTGTAGGTTTAGGTAAAACCCACCTTGTACAGGCAATAGGAAACAGAATTAAGCAAAACAGTCCTGACAAGTTTGTTCTTTATGTATCATCAGAGAAATTTACGAATCAATTTCTTGATGCCATTAAAAACAACAATACCCAGGAGTTTGCTAATTTTTACCTTCAGGTAGATGTACTGGTCATAGACGATGTACAATTCCTGTCCGGCAAAGAAAAAACTCAGGAGATATTCTTCCATATCTTTAATCACCTGCACCAATCAGGTAAACAAATCATAATGACGAGCGACTGCCCGCCAAAAGATTTGAAAGGATTACAGGAAAGATTATTGTCCAGATTCAAATGGGGTTTGACTGCAGATCTGCAGCAACCTGATTTTGAAACAAGAATTGCGATCATTCGCAAAAAGATGCAGTCAGAAGGTGTTGAAATCTCTGACAGTGTTGTTGAGTATCTTGCTTATAGCATAGACACCAACGTAAGAGAGTTAGAAGGTGTATTAATATCTTTGATTGCACAATCTTCTTTAACTCAGAAAGAAATTGATCTTGAACTTGCAAAGCAGACTTTGCAGAGCATAGTTCAAAATATAGAATCGGAAGTGGGTATAGATTATATCCAGAAATTTGTTGCCGAATTCTTTAACGTGACAGTGGATTCTCTTAAAGCAAAAACAAGAAAGAGAGAAATAGTGATCGCAAGACAAGTTGCAATGTATTTTGCAAAAGAATACACGAACTTATCTTTGAAATCAATAGGTTTCCATTTTGGAAACAGAGACCACAGTACCGTTATTCATGCTTTAACTTCAGTAAACGACTTAATGGACACGGACAGAAAGTTCAATGCAACCATGCAGGAGTTGATTAAAAAACTGAAGCTGAAAGCTGCTTAA
- the recN gene encoding DNA repair protein RecN, with the protein MLKNLLIRNYVLISELELQPSSELNIVTGETGAGKSIMLGALGLLLGNRADVKVLFNEEEKCIIEGAFDISGYDIEDLFEGEDLDYETQCLVRREIAPSGKSRAFVNDTPVNLDFLKKLGQRLMDVHSQHETLMLGASSFQIGIVDAFAGNKILLGEYKKLYKEFKDKEAELVEVTRQAEESSKQQDFNTFLLSELEDADLQSGEQEKLEEDLKLLENSEEIKSKLNQMVSILSESDQASIAVLQSVNKLFDGIVKYSPSYEKLRERFQSIVIELKDINGELEEAEQQIDYSPGKIEEKRERLSLIYKLEKKHHVNTIEELIAIQEDLENKAGANSDLFEKIEILKTGLVKLEKSLREKAVKLSNQRTKVIPGIKKELESLLKEVGMPNATMHIHSEPTELGPLGIDKINFLFSANKGISPEELKNAASGGEFSRLMLCIKYMLADKSSLPTIVFDEIDTGISGEVAFKVGKMMKQMSKNHQVLAITHLPQIAAQGSAHYFVYKDHSSKRSVSRIKELTKEDRVKEIAQMIGGEKPSETAIKNAKELLEINE; encoded by the coding sequence ATGCTTAAAAATCTTTTAATCAGGAACTATGTCCTGATCAGCGAGCTGGAACTGCAACCATCATCCGAGCTAAATATTGTAACAGGTGAAACAGGAGCTGGAAAATCTATCATGCTAGGCGCTCTTGGTTTGTTGCTTGGTAACAGGGCAGATGTAAAAGTACTTTTCAATGAAGAAGAAAAATGTATCATTGAAGGTGCTTTTGATATTTCAGGGTATGATATAGAAGATCTTTTTGAAGGGGAGGATCTTGATTATGAGACACAGTGTCTTGTAAGGCGTGAAATAGCCCCAAGCGGTAAATCCAGAGCATTCGTCAATGATACTCCTGTAAATCTTGATTTTCTCAAAAAGTTGGGACAAAGACTCATGGATGTGCATAGCCAGCACGAAACCCTCATGCTTGGCGCATCTTCATTTCAGATTGGAATTGTTGATGCTTTTGCAGGAAATAAAATTTTGTTGGGAGAGTATAAAAAGCTTTATAAAGAATTTAAAGATAAAGAAGCAGAACTTGTTGAAGTTACTAGACAAGCAGAAGAATCTTCAAAGCAACAGGATTTTAATACTTTTCTTTTGAGTGAATTGGAGGACGCTGATTTACAAAGCGGGGAGCAGGAAAAACTGGAAGAAGACCTTAAGCTGCTTGAAAATTCAGAAGAAATCAAAAGTAAGTTAAATCAAATGGTGAGTATTCTTTCGGAATCTGATCAGGCAAGTATAGCTGTGTTACAGTCTGTTAATAAATTATTTGATGGAATTGTTAAATATTCTCCATCCTACGAAAAATTGCGCGAACGTTTTCAAAGCATAGTAATCGAGTTAAAAGATATCAATGGAGAGCTCGAAGAGGCAGAACAACAGATAGATTATTCTCCTGGAAAAATTGAAGAGAAAAGAGAACGCCTCAGTTTAATTTATAAACTTGAAAAAAAGCACCATGTCAATACTATTGAGGAACTTATAGCAATTCAGGAAGACCTTGAAAACAAAGCAGGGGCCAATTCGGATCTTTTTGAGAAGATCGAAATATTAAAAACCGGATTGGTAAAACTGGAAAAGAGTTTGCGCGAAAAAGCAGTTAAATTGAGCAATCAGAGAACTAAGGTAATACCAGGAATTAAGAAAGAACTGGAATCATTACTAAAAGAAGTGGGAATGCCGAATGCTACTATGCATATTCATTCGGAACCTACTGAACTTGGTCCTTTAGGAATTGATAAAATCAATTTCCTCTTCAGCGCGAATAAAGGTATCTCACCTGAAGAACTTAAAAATGCTGCATCAGGAGGAGAGTTTTCGAGACTCATGCTGTGTATTAAATATATGCTTGCTGATAAATCTTCTTTGCCGACTATCGTATTTGACGAAATTGATACCGGTATTTCCGGAGAGGTAGCATTTAAAGTTGGAAAAATGATGAAACAAATGTCTAAAAACCACCAGGTGTTAGCCATTACCCATTTGCCCCAAATTGCTGCACAAGGTTCTGCACATTACTTTGTATATAAAGATCATTCAAGTAAAAGATCTGTAAGTAGAATAAAAGAATTGACTAAAGAGGACCGTGTAAAGGAAATTGCCCAAATGATAGGAGGGGAGAAGCCATCTGAAACTGCAATAAAAAATGCAAAAGAGTTATTGGAAATCAACGAATAA
- the scpA gene encoding methylmalonyl-CoA mutase has translation MKPDFSKIQFHQLPDPSSKGNSEKEVWLTSEQIPVKNLFTRDDSESFIYDDFPAGSPPFLRGPYASMYLGKPWTIRQYAGFSTAEESNAFYRRNLAGGQKGLSVAFDLPTHRGYDSDHPRVTGDVGKAGVAVDSVEDMKILFEGIPLDQMSVSMTMNGAVIPVLAFYIVAAEEQGVSPSKLSGTIQNDILKEFMVRNTYIYPPLPSMKIIGDIFEFTSRHMPKFNSISISGYHMQEAGATADIELAYTLADGLEYVRTGLKAGIDIDDFAPRLSFFWGIGMNFFMEIAKMRAGRYLWAKMLKEFNPKNEKSLALRTHCQTSGWSLTRQDPFNNITRTCIEAMAAVLGHTQSLHTNALDEALALPTDFSAKIARDTQLYLQKHTDLCKYIDPFGGSYYLEYLTNELIVKAEKLISEIEAHGGMAKSIESGIPQSRIDQAAARKQARIDSGQDIIVGVNKFGVEEEGKLELLEVDNSQVREKQIERLARIKAQRNEKEVLLALNSITNCAQTGKGNLLELAMEAARKRATLGEISMAMEKVFGRHKAMTRTTSGIYGRESSDKGNIEKARALSDQFAALDGRRPRIIIGKLGQDGHDRGAKVIATAFADLGFDVDLAPLFQTPEELARMGAESDVHIIGVSSLAGGHKTLIPELIEALKKIGREDIMVVAGGIIPPKDYDFLYEKGVSGIFGPGTVIAIAAQDILKKLIKNVE, from the coding sequence ATGAAACCAGACTTTTCAAAAATACAATTCCATCAACTCCCTGATCCATCTTCTAAAGGAAATAGTGAAAAGGAAGTTTGGTTGACTTCAGAACAAATACCTGTAAAAAATCTCTTCACTCGTGATGATAGTGAAAGCTTTATCTATGATGATTTTCCTGCAGGAAGCCCTCCTTTCCTGAGAGGCCCTTATGCAAGCATGTATCTTGGTAAACCTTGGACTATCCGCCAGTATGCAGGCTTCTCCACAGCTGAAGAGTCAAATGCTTTCTATAGAAGAAACCTTGCAGGAGGCCAAAAAGGTTTATCCGTAGCATTTGATCTTCCGACACATAGAGGGTATGATTCCGATCATCCGAGAGTTACCGGAGATGTTGGGAAGGCTGGAGTAGCAGTTGATTCCGTTGAAGACATGAAAATACTCTTCGAAGGAATTCCCTTGGATCAGATGTCAGTTTCTATGACAATGAATGGAGCCGTCATTCCGGTTTTGGCATTTTATATAGTTGCTGCAGAAGAACAAGGTGTGTCTCCATCAAAGCTTAGCGGAACTATTCAAAATGATATATTAAAGGAGTTCATGGTAAGGAACACCTATATTTATCCTCCGCTGCCATCCATGAAAATCATAGGAGATATATTTGAATTTACTTCCCGTCATATGCCTAAGTTTAACTCCATCAGTATCAGCGGATATCATATGCAAGAAGCCGGAGCCACTGCAGATATTGAGCTTGCTTATACACTGGCAGATGGATTGGAATATGTTCGTACTGGCCTTAAAGCAGGTATAGACATTGATGACTTTGCTCCGAGGCTTTCATTCTTCTGGGGAATAGGAATGAATTTCTTTATGGAGATCGCAAAAATGCGCGCTGGCCGCTATCTCTGGGCTAAGATGCTGAAAGAATTTAACCCGAAAAATGAAAAGTCACTAGCATTAAGAACGCATTGTCAGACTTCCGGGTGGAGCCTGACAAGACAAGATCCTTTTAATAATATAACGAGAACCTGTATTGAAGCTATGGCTGCTGTGCTTGGTCATACACAATCCTTGCATACCAATGCTCTCGATGAAGCGCTTGCGCTGCCGACTGACTTTTCAGCTAAAATAGCGCGTGATACTCAGCTATATCTTCAAAAGCATACCGATCTTTGTAAATACATAGATCCATTCGGAGGCTCTTACTACCTGGAATATCTAACAAATGAACTTATAGTTAAAGCTGAAAAACTCATCAGTGAAATTGAGGCTCATGGAGGAATGGCCAAATCGATAGAGTCTGGAATTCCACAAAGCAGAATAGATCAGGCTGCAGCAAGAAAACAGGCACGTATTGATTCCGGTCAGGATATCATAGTTGGAGTTAATAAATTTGGTGTTGAAGAAGAAGGTAAACTTGAGCTTCTTGAAGTAGACAACTCTCAGGTAAGAGAAAAACAAATTGAACGCCTTGCCAGAATCAAAGCCCAGCGAAACGAAAAAGAGGTACTTCTTGCTTTGAATTCCATTACAAATTGTGCTCAAACAGGAAAAGGCAATCTTCTGGAACTGGCTATGGAAGCGGCAAGAAAAAGGGCCACTTTGGGAGAAATATCAATGGCAATGGAAAAAGTTTTTGGAAGGCATAAAGCAATGACTAGAACTACTTCAGGAATTTATGGAAGAGAATCTTCCGATAAAGGTAATATAGAAAAGGCACGCGCTCTTTCTGATCAATTTGCAGCATTGGATGGAAGAAGACCAAGGATTATAATTGGAAAACTTGGACAAGATGGTCACGACCGTGGAGCAAAAGTAATAGCAACAGCCTTTGCTGATCTCGGCTTTGACGTTGATCTTGCTCCTTTATTTCAGACTCCTGAAGAGCTTGCACGCATGGGAGCTGAAAGCGATGTACATATAATAGGTGTGTCAAGTCTTGCAGGCGGACATAAAACACTCATTCCCGAATTAATCGAAGCACTGAAAAAAATAGGAAGAGAAGATATAATGGTTGTTGCGGGAGGAATCATTCCTCCAAAGGATTATGATTTTCTTTATGAGAAAGGAGTATCCGGAATCTTTGGACCAGGGACTGTTATTGCGATTGCAGCGCAGGATATACTTAAAAAATTAATTAAGAATGTAGAATGA
- a CDS encoding DNRLRE domain-containing protein, with protein MTKIFTFALVAIILLSGCSKKNEDPKPPSVIQSSDLMEDAMVSSYSPTENYGTSTKLYTSSWSYSKTGVKISGFLKFNYSSLKNAKISSAKLTLFADTTSFWDGSPAPQYGHFVMNKSNLIQIRRVSESWSESSIVYNNKPASETDNMVSSLAPTSNSQSYTFDVTEIVKDQINLGNNGFEISLSNYTPYERYAFYSREGIYPHLRPRIEFEFQK; from the coding sequence ATGACAAAAATTTTTACGTTTGCCTTGGTTGCAATTATATTATTATCAGGATGCTCTAAAAAAAATGAAGATCCAAAACCTCCTTCCGTTATTCAATCATCTGATCTTATGGAGGATGCGATGGTTTCCTCGTATTCCCCAACTGAAAATTATGGTACAAGTACCAAATTATATACTTCTTCCTGGAGTTATAGTAAAACAGGTGTGAAAATATCAGGATTCCTTAAATTTAATTATTCAAGTTTAAAAAATGCAAAAATAAGCAGTGCAAAGTTAACCTTATTTGCAGACACAACTAGCTTTTGGGATGGAAGTCCTGCTCCTCAATATGGACATTTTGTTATGAATAAAAGTAATCTAATTCAGATTAGAAGAGTAAGCGAATCATGGTCAGAATCTTCGATTGTTTATAACAACAAGCCCGCTTCAGAAACTGATAATATGGTGTCAAGTTTAGCTCCAACATCAAATTCTCAATCTTATACTTTTGATGTAACTGAAATAGTTAAGGATCAAATTAACCTGGGAAATAATGGATTTGAAATTTCCTTGTCAAATTATACTCCATATGAACGATATGCATTCTATTCTAGAGAAGGTATATATCCTCATTTGCGTCCAAGAATTGAATTTGAATTCCAAAAATAA